ATTTTAGTGTAATCGGAGGGCCTCATTACTCGAGCGATACCAAATTAGGATTAGGATTGGTCGCATCTGGATTGTACCGAACCAACCGGACGGACTCCGTCACTCCTATATCGGACGTGTCTCTATACGGAGACATTACGACTACGGGATTTTATCTGATAGGAATAAGAGGCAATAACCTGTTCCCTAAAGACCGGTTCAGACTACTCTATAACTTTTACTTTTTTTCTTTTCCGGGACTATTCTGGGGTATCGGTTACGATGACGGAGCCAACAAAGATAATAAGGGCAGTTTTAAAAGAATACAAAATCAGCTAAAAGTAGATTTCCTGACACGAATAGCACCCAGATTTTACGGAGGAATCTCGGCTAGTTTTGACTACGCTGAAGGAAAAGATTTTGAAAAACCGGAACTCCTCCGTGGAGAAGACAAACACACTATTAATGTCGGGGCCGGAATTACAATGGCTTACGATACGCGCGATTTTATTCCTAACCCCCAAAAAGGCATGTACCTAAAACTGGAACAACGATTCTATCCGGGATTTATGGGAAACAAATACAAATTTAACCGTACCGATCTTATTGCCGATTTCTACAAAAAAGTATGGAAGGGAGGAATACTGGCATTCGATTTTCATGGCCAGCTCAATTACGGAAACGTCCCCTGGACAATGATGGCCATGATGGGAGGTTCGTACCGTATGCGCGGGTATTACGACGGACAATACCGAGATAAGTGTATGCTGGAAACCCAGCTGGAATTACGGCAGCATGTATGGAGAAGAAACAGTCTTGTCGTATGGGTAGGAGCCGGGAATGTCTTTCCCCGGTTCAGCAAATGGGATTGGTCCCATACGCTGCCCAACTACGGAATAGGCTACAGGTGGGAATTTAAAAAACGGGTAAACGTACGTCTCGATTACGGCTTCGGAAAAGGTCAGTCGAGCTTTATTTTCAATATAAATGAGGCATTTTAAAGATATATTTCATTCGGTTTTTACACAACCTGTCATTTTCATCATTTTTGTCCTGGTTATGGTGACACCCAACATATTCCTGAGTGTTACCGAACCGCTGTCTCCTGCTTTCACAGTCGCATATCTGTTACTTCCGCTTTCGGTATACATGATATTATTGTTAACCTGCAAAAAACCGGGAATACCTTTCTGGATATTATTTCCCGTACATTTCATCGGAGCATTCCAGCTGGTATTATTATATCTTTTCGGGAACTCTATCATCGCATCGGACATGTTCATTAACGTATTTACAACCAATAGTAACGAAGCGTCCGAATTACTCGATAACCTGATTCCTGCAATTATCGGTGTTATATTATTATATGTACCGGCATTACTGCTGGCTGTTTATTCTATCCGGGAAAAAGACAAACTCGGCAAACGATTCAGGCAAAGAGCCTTCATCATCTCTCTGATTGTCATGAGCATAGGAACTATATTTTACGGCCGGGCTCATAAACAATCTCCCGCAGAAAATACGATTTGCCATATATATCCGGTAAATGCAGTAAACAATATGAGATTCGCCGTACGCAGCTGGGAAAAAAGTAAAAAATATCCCGTAACATCCCAAAACTTTACTTTTCACGCTGCTTCCCGTCATCCGGCCGATATGCCGGAAATATATGTGTTAGTTATCGGGGAAACCTCAAGAGCCGAAAACTGGGGATTATACGGATATAGCAGAAATACTACGCCACTGCTGGAAAAAACGCCCGGCGTATTGCATTTCGATGATGTCATAACACAAGTGAATGCGACACATAAGAGTGTCCCGTTAATGATGTGTGCGGCCTCGGCCGAAAATTTCGATCTCATCTATTCACAAAAAAGCCTGATCACAGCATTCAACGAGGCCGGATATCAAACGGCTTTCTTATCTAACCAACTATATAACGGTTCGTTCACCGATTTCTTCGCAGATGAAGCTCATCTGAACCGGAATCTTAAAGGAGAACGCCCCAATGAGAATACTCGCGATAAAGAACTATTGCCGGTAGTGGACTCTTTACTGGCCGGTTCACATTCCAAGCAGTTAATAGTATTACACACTTACGGTTCTCATTTCAATTACTGTGAAAGATATGGAAATTCCAGCCGTATCTATATGCCGGACCATGTAACAGGAATTAAAATGAAAAATAAGACCCAAATGGTCAATTCTTACGATAACTCCATACGCGCAACCGATAAATTCCTGACACGGTTGATTATGCGGCTGCAGAAAACGGGAAAACCGGCGGCTCTTATTTATCTGTCGGACCATGGAGAAGACTTACTGGACGACAAACATCAAAAGTTTCTGCACGCGTCTCCTATTCCCTCCTATTACCAACTCCATATACCCTTTATCATGTGGACATCTAAACAATATAAAGAGACGTTTCCCGAAAAAGTAAAAGCTGCCTGTAGCCGGCATCACACCCCATTCAATTCCAGAGTCGTATTTCATACATTGCTGGATATGGCCGGAATAGACACTCCTTATAAAAACGATTCGCTTTCCTTGGTAAACAGCAAATTCGTTACTCGCGAACGTCTATATCTGGGTGAACACAACCTTCCCGTAAAGTTAAGCAAATTAGGATTGAATAAAGAAGACATCGAACAATTCCAAAAGCATAAATTAGCTTTATATTAAGAAAAAGAATGTTATTCATTCACACTATTTTTAAAGAGGCCCGACTATACTTAGGAAAAAAGTATATCTTTGTATCAGGAAACAAATAATTATATACAGTTTCATGGTAGAAAAAGGCTCAGACAGCATTGTAATCATTCCCACATACAACGAAAAAGAAAATGTGGAAAATATAATACGTGCGGTTTTCGGGCTTCCGAAAACGTTTGACATCCTCATCATCGACGACAATTCTCCCGACGGAACAGCCGATATCGTAAAAAAACTGCAAAATGAATTTCCTGGCAATTTGTTCCTCGTGGAACGAAAAGGGAAACAAGGACTGGGGACAGCATACATAGCGGGATTCAAATGGTCTGTCGAAAACAAATATGACTATATCTTTGAAATGGATGCCGATTTCTCCCATAATCCCAAAGATTTATTAAAGCTCTGGATTGCCTGTGCAGAGCAAGGAGCAGATGTTGCCGTGGGTTCGAGATATATAAGCGGAGTAAATGTGGTAAACTGGCCTATGGGAAGAGTTATCATGTCTTATTTTGCCTCAAAATACGTACGTTTTATAACCGGTTTGAAAATAGCCGACACTACCGCCGGATTTGTTTGTTACCATCGTCCTGTCCTGGAAACCATAGAAATCGACAAGATCAGGTTCAAAGGATACGCATTTCAGATAGAAATGAAATTTACCGCATATAAATGCGGATTCAAGATAACAGAAGTTCCTATCATATTCATTAACCGGGTACTGGGAGAAAGCAAAATGAATTCCAGTATTTTCGGAGAAGCCATTTTTGGCGTTATAAAATTGAAAATAGGAAGCTGGTTTAAAAAATACCCCCGAAAAAAAGCAGATTAATATTCCGTCTTTACAAATTATTTTCCTCATGAATAAAACGATTATCAAGAATGCGACCATCATCAACGAGGGAAGTCGTTTCACCGGTCATGTGCTTATCGACGGAGAATATATAAGTTCCGTCATAAACGGAAAATTACCTGAATACATAGAGAAGGAAGCCATGCGTATCATAGATGCAAGAGGAAAATGGCTCATACCGGGAGTTATTGACGATCAGGTACATTTCAGAGAACCGGGACTCACCCACAAGGCCGATCTTGCAACCGAATCCAGAGCTGCTGTGGCCGGTGGTGTAACTTCATTTATGGATATGCCAAATACCCTGCCACAAACGACATCTTTAGACGCACTCAAATGGAAATGGGACAGGGCTGCAGAAACCTCCGTAGCCAATTATTCATTTTACATCGGTGCCACTAACGATAATGCAAATGTATTGAGACAGGCAGATTTCAGTAAAGTTTGCGGAATAAAAATTTTCCTGGGTTCTTCTACCGGAAATATGCTGGTAAATAAAAAAGAAACCTTAAAACGCATTTTCTCCGAAAATCAAGCGCTTATCGCCGTACATTGCGAAAAAGAAGAAATCATTACACGAAACCGGATTTATTATACACAGCGTTTCGGAGAAGAACTTCCGATCTTCTTTCACCCTCTTATCCGCAGTACCGAAGCTTGTTACGCTTCTTCATCCGAAGCTGTAGAACTGGCTGTCAAAACGGGTGCCAGACTTCATTTACTTCATTTATCTACTGGAAAAGAATTATCATTATTGGAAAGCAAACCCTTATCTGAAAAGAAAATTACCGCAGAAGTATGCGTACATCATTTGTGGTTTGACGATAATGATTATGCCGATTATGGCAACCTCATAAAATGGAACCCGGCTATAAAAACATTTGGAGACCGGATTGCCCTTACCGATGGCGTACAAGATAACCGAATCGATATCATTGCAACAGACCACGCCCCCCATTTGCTCTCCGAAAAACAAGGCTCATGCCTTAAAGCCGCATCGGGAGGACCTTTAATTCAGCATTCTTTACAGGTCATGCTGGAAAAACACAAACAAAATATATTTTCTCTGGAAAAAATAGTAGAAAAAATGTGTCATGCCCCAGCTACTCTTTTCAAAATAAGAAAACGAGGATATATACGCCCGGGATATTATGCAGATCTGGTACTTATCAACCCGGATAAAAAATATACTGTAAGCCATGGAAACATATTGTCAAAATGCGGCTGGTCTCCATTCGAAGGGCATACATTCCCTTGTACCATCGAACAGACTTTTGTAAACGGCATAACAGCCTACCAAGACGGCGTTGTAAACGACAAGTGCAAAGGAAAATTACTATATTTCGACAATTAATCTGCATTTAACAATTCGGATTTTGAAATAAGAAAAATTTCTTTTCGCCATAAAAAAAGGAGACAAAGTTTTGTCTCCTTTTTCAATATATATAGTATCCATCCATTACGCAGCATCTCATATTCACAAAAAAAATAGAGCCACCTCATGCCGAGGCAGCTCTATCAACTTTCTTTTTGTTCTGGTTGCTTGGATTATTCAGCTACAACTTCAGTAGCAGCAGCTTCAACAGCAACTGCAGTATCGGCAGCAGTAGAATCAACTACAACCTCAGTTGCTTCTTCTACAACAACAGCTGCAGTATCAGTAGCAGCTTCAGTAGATTCAGCAGTTTTAGAACCGCAAGAAGCGAAAGACATTGCGAAAGCAACAGCAAAGAACAAGACTAACTTTTTCATTTTCTTTAAATTAAAGATAAAACAATAATTTTCTGCTTCAAAAACAGTTCAAAGGTAGACATTATTTTTATATATTGTACACTTCATCCCTCTTTTTTTTCAAAAAAATGTTTTTTTCTCCCAAAAAGAAGGAAAATCCTCACTAATTAGTATATAAATACCGCTTTATACTTCTTTTCGGAGTCTTTTCAAACTCAGTAGGATAAAGTTGGATACGTGATATATTCTCGTATGGTGCCACAGATTTATTCAAATTTTTTCTGACTTCCTCCATAGTAACAGGCAAATCGGCATTACTCAGCCCGTAACTATCCATTGCCTCGTAATCCGGATAAACAAGAGCCACCAGTTTTCCATCCCTTTCTACCACAAGACTTTCGGCTACAAATGGCATATTATTCAGCTTCGCTTCTATTTCCTCGGGGTATATATTCTGACCCGATGCATTCAATATCATGGTCTTATAGCGTCCTTTGATAAATATAGTACCGTCTTTACCCATCGTACCCATATCTCCCGTATGTAACCAGCCATCTGCATCAAGTACAGCTTTTGTCGCCTCTTCATTCTTATAATATCCTGCCATAACATGCTCTCCCCGTACACATATTTCTCCAGGTATGTTTTCCGGATCGGCAGAATCTATTTTTGCCTCCATATATCCGGTCAGGATATGCCCCGAAGAACCCGCCTGAAATTCTCTATGCGGAGTATAACTGATTAAAGGAGCGCATTCGGTCATTCCATAACCCACTGTAAACGGGAATTTGATTTTTCTCAAAAAATCTTCCACCTCCCTGTTCAAAGGAGCTCCCCCTACTATAACTTCTTCAAA
This portion of the Barnesiella propionica genome encodes:
- a CDS encoding BamA/TamA family outer membrane protein encodes the protein MPEKQRADTIPVITQDTLRADSVKKMNVFQKVINYFAKANDPDPKKKFDFSVIGGPHYSSDTKLGLGLVASGLYRTNRTDSVTPISDVSLYGDITTTGFYLIGIRGNNLFPKDRFRLLYNFYFFSFPGLFWGIGYDDGANKDNKGSFKRIQNQLKVDFLTRIAPRFYGGISASFDYAEGKDFEKPELLRGEDKHTINVGAGITMAYDTRDFIPNPQKGMYLKLEQRFYPGFMGNKYKFNRTDLIADFYKKVWKGGILAFDFHGQLNYGNVPWTMMAMMGGSYRMRGYYDGQYRDKCMLETQLELRQHVWRRNSLVVWVGAGNVFPRFSKWDWSHTLPNYGIGYRWEFKKRVNVRLDYGFGKGQSSFIFNINEAF
- a CDS encoding polyprenol monophosphomannose synthase, encoding MVEKGSDSIVIIPTYNEKENVENIIRAVFGLPKTFDILIIDDNSPDGTADIVKKLQNEFPGNLFLVERKGKQGLGTAYIAGFKWSVENKYDYIFEMDADFSHNPKDLLKLWIACAEQGADVAVGSRYISGVNVVNWPMGRVIMSYFASKYVRFITGLKIADTTAGFVCYHRPVLETIEIDKIRFKGYAFQIEMKFTAYKCGFKITEVPIIFINRVLGESKMNSSIFGEAIFGVIKLKIGSWFKKYPRKKAD
- a CDS encoding lipid A phosphoethanolamine transferase, which gives rise to MLTCKKPGIPFWILFPVHFIGAFQLVLLYLFGNSIIASDMFINVFTTNSNEASELLDNLIPAIIGVILLYVPALLLAVYSIREKDKLGKRFRQRAFIISLIVMSIGTIFYGRAHKQSPAENTICHIYPVNAVNNMRFAVRSWEKSKKYPVTSQNFTFHAASRHPADMPEIYVLVIGETSRAENWGLYGYSRNTTPLLEKTPGVLHFDDVITQVNATHKSVPLMMCAASAENFDLIYSQKSLITAFNEAGYQTAFLSNQLYNGSFTDFFADEAHLNRNLKGERPNENTRDKELLPVVDSLLAGSHSKQLIVLHTYGSHFNYCERYGNSSRIYMPDHVTGIKMKNKTQMVNSYDNSIRATDKFLTRLIMRLQKTGKPAALIYLSDHGEDLLDDKHQKFLHASPIPSYYQLHIPFIMWTSKQYKETFPEKVKAACSRHHTPFNSRVVFHTLLDMAGIDTPYKNDSLSLVNSKFVTRERLYLGEHNLPVKLSKLGLNKEDIEQFQKHKLALY
- a CDS encoding PG1828 family lipoprotein, with protein sequence MKKLVLFFAVAFAMSFASCGSKTAESTEAATDTAAVVVEEATEVVVDSTAADTAVAVEAAATEVVAE
- a CDS encoding dihydroorotase — encoded protein: MNKTIIKNATIINEGSRFTGHVLIDGEYISSVINGKLPEYIEKEAMRIIDARGKWLIPGVIDDQVHFREPGLTHKADLATESRAAVAGGVTSFMDMPNTLPQTTSLDALKWKWDRAAETSVANYSFYIGATNDNANVLRQADFSKVCGIKIFLGSSTGNMLVNKKETLKRIFSENQALIAVHCEKEEIITRNRIYYTQRFGEELPIFFHPLIRSTEACYASSSEAVELAVKTGARLHLLHLSTGKELSLLESKPLSEKKITAEVCVHHLWFDDNDYADYGNLIKWNPAIKTFGDRIALTDGVQDNRIDIIATDHAPHLLSEKQGSCLKAASGGPLIQHSLQVMLEKHKQNIFSLEKIVEKMCHAPATLFKIRKRGYIRPGYYADLVLINPDKKYTVSHGNILSKCGWSPFEGHTFPCTIEQTFVNGITAYQDGVVNDKCKGKLLYFDN